The proteins below are encoded in one region of Gambusia affinis linkage group LG07, SWU_Gaff_1.0, whole genome shotgun sequence:
- the LOC122833937 gene encoding odorant receptor 131-2-like, with protein sequence MNLSAANVTVVVQYGDSFSKALIKNLIVVVLWIFINYMNAGLTYTFSKHQVFNTNPRYILFVHLVINDMIQVTLTVALFITSYIFFMIPMTVCCFFILIAIFTTENTPLNLACMAVECYIAICIPLRHAQICTVKKTRLLIFLIWATSLVSVLPDLFMTLATQSEDYFKLRVFCIRERVFPNPRITERRNITYIVYLVLVWCIIFFIYFRIMFTARTASKDAKKARNTILLHGFQLLLCMATYAEPLVKDMVWQQFRDYYLDALFACYLLFQIIPRFISSIIYGVRDKTFRKHLKGYLLYKINRQ encoded by the exons ATGAATTTGTCTGCTGCCAATGTGACGGTGGTTGTACAATATGGGGATTCCTTCTCCAAGGCTTTGATTAAGAACCTCATTGTTGTGGTCCTTTGGATTTTCATCAACTACATGAATGCAGGACTCACTTACACCTTCTCTAAACACcag GTCTTCAACACAAATCCCCGGTACATCCTGTTTGTTCACTTGGTGATCAATGACATGATCCAAGTGACACTGACTGTGGCACTTTTCATCACTAGCTACATCTTCTTTATGATTCCTATGACTGTCTGTTGCTTCTTTATACTAATTGCTATCTTCACTACCGAAAACACACCACTAAATCTGGCCTGCATGGCAGTGGAGTGCTACATCGCCATCTGCATCCCTCTACGCCACGCTCAGATTTGCACAGTTAAGAAAACACGgttgctgatttttttaatctgggCCACCAGTTTGGTGTCTGTTCTCCCTGATCTCTTCATGACTTTGGCTACGCAGTCAGAGGACTATTTTAAATTACGTGTGTTTTGCATCAGGGAACGAGTTTTTCCAAATCCCAGAATTACAGAGAGGAGAAATATTACCTATATTGTATATTTGGTTTTAGTTTGGTGCATTATCTTTTTTATCTATTTCCGCATAATGTTCACAGCAAGAACAGCAAGTAAAGATGCTAAAAAGGCAAGGAACACAATCCTTCTCCATGGGTTTCAGCTTTTGTTGTGTATGGCAACATATGCAGAACCCCTTGTAAAAGATATGGTGTGGCAACAGTTTCGTGATTATTATTTAGATGCTCTGTTtgcttgttatttattgttCCAAATAATACCAAGATTTATTAGTTCAATTATCTATGGTGTACGAGACAAAACGTTCAGAAAGCACCTAAAAGGATATTTACTGTATAAGATAAACCGACAGTAA
- the LOC122833940 gene encoding odorant receptor 131-2-like, translating into MNISIANVTGVPDYRDSFTKAVIKNVIVVVLSISINYINAGLIHTFCGNQIFNTNPRYILFVHLVINDMIQVTLTVALFIISYILYKIHVFVCCILILIALFTTENTPLNLACMAVECYIAICIPLRHAQICTIKRTRALISLIWITSLVSVLPDLFITLATEPLDYFNTQVFCLRETAFRSPRIIERRNITYIIYLVLVWCIIFFIYFRILFTARTANRHAKKARNTVLLHGLQLLLCMATYAEHLVKQAVLQWLPKYYSDSLFVCYIIFQILPRSISSLIYGIRDKTFRKHLKRYLLCKVNLQ; encoded by the exons ATGAATATATCCATTGCTAATGTAACAGGAGTTCCAGATTATCGGGATTCCTTCACCAAGGCTGTGATTAAGAATGTTATTGTTGTGGTTCTTAGCATTTCCATCAACTACATCAATGCAGGACTCATTCATACTTTCTGCGGAAACCAG atcTTCAACACAAATCCCCGGTACATCCTGTTTGTTCACTTGGTGATCAATGACATGATCCAAGTAACGCTGACTGTTGCGCTGTTCATCATTAGCTACATCCTCTACAAGATCCATGTGTTTGTCTGTTGCATCTTAATACTGATTGCCCTCTTCACCACTGAAAACACCCCGCTGAACCTGGCCTGCATGGCAGTGGAGTGCTACATCGCCATCTGCATCCCTCTCCGCCACGCTCAGATCTGCACGATCAAGAGAACGAGGGCGCTGATTTCTTTAATCTGGATCACCAGCTTGGTGTCTGTTCTCCCTGATCTCTTCATTACCTTGGCCACGGAACCACTGGATTATTTTAATACACAAGTGTTTTGCCTAAGGGAAACTGCTTTTCGAAGTCCAAGAATCATAGAGAGAAGAAATATTACCTATATTATATATCTGGTTCTCGTTTGgtgcattatttttttcatttatttccgCATACTATTTACGGCAAGAACAGCAAATAGACATGCTAAAAAGGCAAGGAACACAGTCCTCCTTCATGGGCTTCAGCTTCTTTTGTGTATGGCAACATATGCAGAACACTTGGTGAAACAGGCTGTGTTGCAATGGCTTCCTAAGTATTACTCAgattctctgtttgtttgttatataattttccaaatattacCAAGATCTATTAGTTCACTCATCTATGGCATAAGGGACAAAACCTTCAGGAAACATCTAAAAAGGTATTTATTATGTAAGGTGAACCTACAGTGA
- the LOC122833936 gene encoding odorant receptor 131-2-like, which yields MSSSSAPGTNFTFTEGNLTGPGVNQGMLSVTATIASLVVILLSIITCSINTLMIHIFNKHQIFRFNPRYILFIHLVLNETLQLTLSVSLYLFGTSYFTIYVSLCVLILLPAILTTRNTPLNLACMAAECYISVCFPLRHGNICTVKKTYIAIGIMWVISLLTILPDIFILLITEELEFLKMRVFCDRDRVFRSSYSKSKRDVSHIFFLVVVCLTLLYTYFRILFVAKAASSDAKKARNTILLHGFQMLMCMTLYMQSLLKQLLTYLFPKHSISIQHAIFILIQIIPRCLSPVVYGIRDKTFRMYYKKYFMCFQAKATRVQI from the exons aTGTCCTCTTCATCAGCTCCTGGCACAAATTTCACATTTACTGAGGGCAACCTGACCGGACCTGGAGTTAATCAGGGCATGCTTTCTGTAACTGCTACTATTGCCAGTCTGGTTGTTATTTTACTCAGCATCATCACCTGCTCCATTAATACGCTAATGATTCACATATTCAACAAACATCAA ATCTTCAGGTTCAACCCTCGCTACATCCTTTTCATCCACTTGGTGTTAAACGAAACACTCCAGTTGACACTCAGCGTTTCTCTCTACCTCTTTGGCACTTCCTACTTCACCATCTATGTCTCACTGTGCGTACTCATCCTCCTGCCGGCTATTCTCACCACCAGAAACACTCCATTGAATCTGGCCTGCATGGCAGCAGAATGTTACATCTCCGTCTGCTTCCCCCTCCGCCATGGAAATATATGTACAGTTAAGAAAACCTACATTGCCATTGGCATTATGTGGGTAATAAGCTTGCTCACTATTCTGCCtgatatatttattcttttgattACTGAAGAGCTGGAATTTTTGAAAATGAGAGTTTTCTGTGATAGGGACAGAGTGTTCAGAAGCAGCTACAGTAAAAGTAAGAGAGATGTGTCCCACATATTTTTTCTGGTGGTGGTTTGTCTCACTCTATTGTATACttatttcagaattttgtttGTGGCAAAAGCTGCGAGTTCTGAtgcaaaaaaagcaagaaacactattcttcttcatggttttcagATGTTGATGTGCATGACACTGTATATGCAATCTTTGTTAAAGCAGCTCCTCACATACTTGTTTCCTAAGCATAGCATATCCATACAGCAtgctatttttatattaatccaGATTATTCCTCGTTGTCTAAGTCCTGTTGTTTATGGGATACGAGATAAGACTTTCAGAATGTACTATAAAAAGTACTTCATGTGTTTCCAAGCAAAAGCAACAAGGGTACAAATCTAA
- the LOC122834017 gene encoding odorant receptor 131-2-like has translation MNSSSLNFTVSSSLTYRDSPSSAVAKNVIIVALGITINYINGTLVHTFRKHQIFYLNPRYILFIHLVINDMIQLTTTISLFVFSYVFQKINASLCCFIVTFAVFTTLNTPLNLALMALECYIAVCFPLRHAELCTIKRTYFLIGCIWSLSVVSILPDIFLILATEPLRLFYATIFCERDILFQHPISIEKRDASYIIFLSLVWLTLFLTYLKIFFAAQAASSAEGKVKRVRNTVLLHGFQLFLCMLTYVAPMAKNALSFLFPNYNVHIYFVWYILAQILPRFLNPIVYGLRDNTFKQYLRKYLLCTIRAANKL, from the exons ATGAATTCCTCATCTTTAAACTTCACTGTGTCAAGCAGCCTGACTTATAGAGACTCTCCCAGCTCTGCTGTGGCTAAAAATGTGATCATTGTGGCTCTTGGCATCACCATCAACTATATCAATGGGACATTGGTTCACACCTTCAGAAAACACCAG attttctatttgaatCCTCGTTACATCCTTTTCATCCATCTGGTGATAAATGACATGATACAGCTGACTACAACAATCAGCTTATTTGTGTTTAGTTATGTCTTCCAAAAAATTAATGCTTCCTTATGTTGCTTCATTGttacttttgctgttttcacCACTCTTAATACTCCATTAAATTTAGCTCTGATGGCATTGGAGTGCTACATCGCTGTCTGTTTCCCACTGCGACATGCTGAACTTTGTACCATAAAACgaacatattttctcattggCTGTATTTGGAGTTTAAGCGTAGTATCAATTTTGCCAGATATCTTTCTTATCCTTGCAACAGAACCTCTAAGGCTATTTTACGCCACGATATTTTGTGAGAGAGACATTCTGTTCCAACATCCTATAAGTATTGAAAAGAGGGATGCTTCTTACATAATCTTTTTATCTCTTGTATGGCTCACCCTTTTCCTTActtatttaaagatattttttgctGCTCAAGCTGCTAGTTCAGCTGAAGGAAAGGTGAAACGAGTCAGGAATACTGTCCTACTTCATGGCTTTCAGCTATTTTTGTGCATGCTAACATATGTAGCTCCAATGGCAAAAAACGCCCTGTCATTTCTGTTCCCAAATTATAATgttcatatatattttgtatgGTACATATTGGCCCAGATACTGCCCAGGTTTTTGAATCCTATTGTGTATGGGCTGCGAGATAATACATTCAAACAGTATTTGAGAAAGTATCTGCTGTGCACCATCAGAGCAGCCAACAAACTTTAG
- the LOC122834473 gene encoding odorant receptor 131-2-like has translation MNSSSFSNMSSSLTYRDSLSTAVTKNVLIVALGITINYINGTLIHTFRKHETFYMNPRYILFIHLVVNDMIQLTISISLFVFSYIFYRISTSFCCFIVIFAVLTTVNSPLNLALMAVECYIAVCFPLRHAELCTIKRTYFLIGCIWGLSAATVLPDIFLILATEPLWLFNSTVFCDRDIVFQHPISIKKRDVSYIIFLSGVWLTLLFTYLRIFCAAHAANSAEGMVKARNTILIHGFQLLLCMLTYVTPLAKMLLVFLPTAQYVQVNFFWYILIHILPRCVSPIVYGVRDSTFRQYLKKYLLCSIGEANKLHP, from the exons ATGAATTCCTCATCTTTCAGCAACATGTCAAGCAGCTTGACTTATAGAGACTCTCTCAGCACTGCAGTGACCAAAAATGTTCTCATAGTGGCTCTTGGCATCACCATCAACTACATTAATGGAACACTGATTCACACCTtcagaaaacatgaa acaTTTTACATGAATCCTCGTTACATCCTGTTCATCCATCTGGTGGTGAACGATATGATCCAGCTGACTATATCCAtcagcttgtttgttttcagttacaTCTTCTACAGAATTAGTACTTCTTTCTGTTGCTTCATTGTTATCTTTGCTGTTTTGACCACTGTGAACTCTCCTTTAAATTTAGCTCTGATGGCGGTGGAATGCTATATAGCTGTTTGTTTCCCACTGCGACATGCTGAACTGTGCACCATCAAAAGGACATATTTTCTCATTGGCTGTATTTGGGGTTTAAGCGCAGCAACGGTTTTGCCAGACATCTTTCTTATCCTCGCCACAGAGCCTCTGTGGTTGTTTAACTCTACAGTATTTTGTGACAGAGACATCGTTTTCCAACACCcaataagcataaaaaaaagagatgtttcttatataatttttttatctggagTTTGGCttacacttttatttacatACCTCAGGATCTTTTGTGCTGCTCATGCTGCCAACTCAGCTGAGGGAATGGTAAAGGCCAGGAATACTATCCTGATTCATGGTTTTCAGCTACTTTTGTGTATGCTAACATATGTAACTCCTTTAGCAAAAATGTTGCTGGTGTTTCTGCCTACTGCACAATATGtacaagtaaattttttttggtaCATATTGATCCATATTCTGCCCAGATGTGTGAGTCCTATTGTGTACGGGGTACGAGACAGCACATTTAGACAATACTTGAAAAAGTATCTTTTGTGCAGCATCGGGGAAGCCAACAAACTACATCCGTAA